GCTGTATTTGGGGCTACAACATTTACGGCCAATTGCTGCCTGGCTTCCCATGGATGACTGGCGGCGCGTGCGCCAATACCCCACGGATCAATGGTTCGTTGGTAGTCGCTGATATCAACAACGATGGCCTGCTGGAAATTGTGGTTGGTACACGGGGCAAGGGGACGAATGCAGGTCAACGGGGCAAAGTCATTGTCTATCAACGCAATGGGGCAATCTTGAGCGGCTGGCCCAAAGAAATGGAATGGGCCTATATCACCAACGGCAACTTCCCCGAGGTGGTACACGTAGCTGTCGCCGATATTATTGGCGATAGCAAACTTGAAGTGATTGCCACCACCACCAACGAGGCTGGCAGCAATACCAACTTTGCGCCCAATGTCCACGCTTGGTATTACACCGGCAATGCCGTCGCTGGCTATCCCCAAAGTGCTGAAAAGGGTTCGGGTATTTGGGGTCACCCTGCTTTGGCCGATATCGATAATAACGGCTTTTCAGAAATTCTGGTGGGCCGCGATGAAATCTATTTCTATCGCTATAACAATAATGGCACCCAATATAGTGGCTGGCCAATTCGAACCTATACAAATATTAATCAAACCACTTGGAATGTCCATGATTATATGGAATTTACCCGCTCTGGGCCAGCAGTTGCCGACTTGGATGGCGATGGAAGTTACGAGATAATTGCCGCTGGTAAAGTGCGCACACCAGATGGCTTACCGAATAACAACTATGATCCGCAAATTGCTAGCGCGGTTTTCGTGACCGAGCCAGATGGCACCCGCCGCACCGGCTGGACAGATGCCAAACGCGCTGGCGCACCCTTGGATGTCAACTTCACTCCCAATAATCCAATTGTGGTTGCTGATTTGGATAGCGACGGTAAAAAGGAATTTGTGGTAACGTTTGATGATGGTACGATTCGCGCATATCGCGAAAACGGCACGCAAATGTGGTCATATTTCTATGCTGAGGAACCCGTTGCAGGTGCGCCAACTCGCAAAGTATTTGGCAGCGAAGTGGTGATTGCCGATGTTACAGGTGATCGCAAGCTCGATATCGTCTTTGGTACCTATGCATTTGATCGGGTTTATGCAAGCGTTGTGGGGCTATATGCGCTTGATGCCCGCAATGGAGCCTTGCACGCAGGCTTCCCACTGAGCTTGCCCAACGAAGGCACGGCCAGCGATAATAGTGCTGGATCGCAGAAAGGGATTCAAGCAGCTCCAACCATCTCCGATCTCGACAACAATTGCTATCTTGAAATTTTGGCGCATAGTCGGGCTGGCAATATTTATGTTTGGGAAACCCCAGGCCGCAATTTGCCTGAATTAATGCCTTGGCCGATGAGCCGCCAGAACTTGCAGCGCACCGCATGGGTCAAAAACCCACCAGAACCACGCCAACAAGTATTTGCCCCCGAGCAAATTCAAGGTGGCAATTTCAATGTCTATCTGCCAATGACCCGCATGGGTTGCGATTTCTAAAATTATTGTACGAGCAGGGATGGTCGCAACCATCCCTGCTTTGTTAATTATTGCAATGGTAGATTTGGATCAATCTTGTAGCTCTGAACAATTCGCAAAAGATCTGGTTGCAAAGCCTCAAACTGCTCCAACGGCACTAAAATCTGAATGATGCTAATATAGTTACCATCACGCCGCACGTAGCCATCGCCACTCATCGCCAGCAAGCTTTGCTCATCAATAAAACTATAGGAAACATAGGTGTTGCCATCGGCTTGTAGCACTGGCTGATCGATATTAAACTCCGACGATTGCCCGACAATTTGGCTAATAAAATCATTCAAAAACTCAGCTTGGTCGCCAATTAAATTCTGGCTATCATCAACCACCAACAACTGAATAAAAGCTTGCTCAGCGGGATCAACCCAAAAGAGCAAATTATTACCAGCATCGACACTATCACGCATTTGCCAATCGTCGGGTACATCGATCGCAAAGGCTTGGGTGGGGTTGGTATAGGTTTTCAAGCCTTTAATTTCGATAAAGGCTGTGCTATTACCTGGAACGTTGCCCAAATCGGCCACAGTTGGGGTTAGGCGTGGGAGCGGGGTAAATGTCGGGGGAATCGTGGAGGTAAGGGTTGGCTGAACCAAGGTTGGCTCAGGGGTTGCCGTGTTTACTTGGGCAACCACTTGCGTTGTGGGAACCGATGTGGCTGTCGCGCCACCACAGGCGACCAAGCCACAAACCAACAGAAAATAGCTAATCAACCGCATAGATGCTCCTTCGACCAAATCGGTCGGCTCAATGACGGTCTAGAGTGTACTCGATTTTAGCTTAGACAAATTCGCCGCGCTGCCAACGCGCCCATTGTTGCAATTCTTCATAATAATCAGCAACACAAGCAATCCCCGCCTGAATCCCATCATCAAGGTGCAGTAAATCGGCCATGCTCATGCGATTTACATCGGGGCTAAAGAGTAAATCGGGCGGGGTTTCGCGCAAACGTTGCAAGGTAATTTGATGCACCATAATCCCAATTGCGCGTTCAGCTAGCGCCAATTGGGTCAGCGGAACCCAGCGTCGCCACGAAAACAGGCTACTTTGGGCGGCGTTGCTCACCTCAAATTGATCGAATTCGCCAATCAAATTGACGGCAATCACTCGTTCGGCCCCAAGTTGGCGGGTTATATCAATTGGCAAATTATTGCGAATGCCACCATCGGCCAAAATATATTTACCGATGCGGCGAGGTGGAAACACCCCAGGCACTGCCGCACTCGCCAAAGCCGCTTCAACCAACGAGCCACGTTGCAACACCACCTCATGACCAGTCACCAAATCGACAGCCACCGCCGCATAGGGTATCGGCAAATCTTCGATCAGTTGATCGCCCAATAATTCACTGAGCACTCCGGCCAATTTTTCCGAGCCAATCAAGCCCCAACTCGCCGGATCAAGGCTGAGAATTCGGCGCAACGGCGTGGCACGAAAGGCTTGCTCAATCGTCGTGGCATTGTAGCCTGCCGCCACTACTGCCCCAATAATCGCCCCAATGCTGGTTCCAGCCACCATATTTGGTTGGATGCCAACCCGCTCTAATTCATGGAGCACACCGATATGGGCACTGCCCTTGCCACCCCCACCACCAAGACATAAACCAATCGTGCGTTGCATGACCCAACTCCTTAATTAAATGACGCGCTGCGTTAGAGTATAACAGGAATGCGCAAGAACATAGAGCATAGAAGAGTAGGGCTATTGTCTATTGGCTATTTGTAATGGTTTATCGCGTTAACAACGGCCAGCATGCCCTCACCCCCTGACCCCCTCTCCCGCACGCGAGGCGAGGGGG
This genomic interval from Herpetosiphon gulosus contains the following:
- a CDS encoding VCBS repeat-containing protein; the encoded protein is MVIRRMMFVLLVIFSLSTVSAKPLETPTAEPLDAASPASPAATNAYTMRAGFPATKPNGSYFSSPTVVDLFKDGSPEILSADATGCIWGYNIYGQLLPGFPWMTGGACANTPRINGSLVVADINNDGLLEIVVGTRGKGTNAGQRGKVIVYQRNGAILSGWPKEMEWAYITNGNFPEVVHVAVADIIGDSKLEVIATTTNEAGSNTNFAPNVHAWYYTGNAVAGYPQSAEKGSGIWGHPALADIDNNGFSEILVGRDEIYFYRYNNNGTQYSGWPIRTYTNINQTTWNVHDYMEFTRSGPAVADLDGDGSYEIIAAGKVRTPDGLPNNNYDPQIASAVFVTEPDGTRRTGWTDAKRAGAPLDVNFTPNNPIVVADLDSDGKKEFVVTFDDGTIRAYRENGTQMWSYFYAEEPVAGAPTRKVFGSEVVIADVTGDRKLDIVFGTYAFDRVYASVVGLYALDARNGALHAGFPLSLPNEGTASDNSAGSQKGIQAAPTISDLDNNCYLEILAHSRAGNIYVWETPGRNLPELMPWPMSRQNLQRTAWVKNPPEPRQQVFAPEQIQGGNFNVYLPMTRMGCDF
- a CDS encoding patatin-like phospholipase family protein; this translates as MQRTIGLCLGGGGGKGSAHIGVLHELERVGIQPNMVAGTSIGAIIGAVVAAGYNATTIEQAFRATPLRRILSLDPASWGLIGSEKLAGVLSELLGDQLIEDLPIPYAAVAVDLVTGHEVVLQRGSLVEAALASAAVPGVFPPRRIGKYILADGGIRNNLPIDITRQLGAERVIAVNLIGEFDQFEVSNAAQSSLFSWRRWVPLTQLALAERAIGIMVHQITLQRLRETPPDLLFSPDVNRMSMADLLHLDDGIQAGIACVADYYEELQQWARWQRGEFV